The following proteins come from a genomic window of Labeo rohita strain BAU-BD-2019 unplaced genomic scaffold, IGBB_LRoh.1.0 scaffold_2120, whole genome shotgun sequence:
- the LOC127159373 gene encoding uncharacterized protein LOC127159373 → MKFTVFLSGFLLVFLLPNWTKCVDTVDIETLARIINFFEENYKRVDEDGHSRQYATAINVPMHQCQQNFSPARNNFLTQENATNVKNAINDETNGLYQGTELIAAGLKKRKNHYLHSESLLLNPAGNSPMTRLLNTRNDGCTVFYTFESPCVDSCLNAARNHNIINALENWKGHSGIKAFVFKNIWKFDIKKRDLNTKFRQIAARIPLYRCVTANQCYACKGEGNAPIDAQCLPPPEI, encoded by the exons ATG AAGTTCACTGTGTTTCTGAGTGGATTCCTGCTGGTCTTTCTGCTTCCCAATTGGACAAAATGTGTTGACACTGTGGACATCGAAACTCTTGCCCGGATTATAAACTTCTTTGAGGAGAA CTATAAGAGAGTCGATGAAGATGGACATTCCCGTCAGTACGCTACGGCCATCAATGTGCCAATGCATCAGTGTCAACAGAACTTCAGCCCTGCACGGAACAACTTCCTGACTCAGGAGAATGCCACGAATGTGAAAAATGCTATTAATGATGAAACAAATGGACTTTACCAAGGTACAGAACTTATTGCTGCAggacttaaaaaaagaaagaaccaCTATTTGCATTCAGAGTCTCTCCTGCTGAATCCTGCTGGCAACTCACCCATGACTAGACTTTTGAATACAAGAAACGATGGCTGCACTGTTTTCTACACCTTTGAGTCTCCCTGTGTTGACTCATGTCTGAATGCGGCAAGGAAccacaacattataaatgccctGGAGAACTGGAAAGGACACAGTGGAATTAAAGCTTTTGTCTTCAAGAATATCTGGaagtttgacattaaaaaaagagatcTTAACACCAAATTTAGGCAGATTGCAGCTCGTATTCCTCTCTACCGCTGTGTGACTGCAAATCAGTGTTACGCTTGCAAAGGGGAAGGAAACGCTCCCATAGATGCTCAGTGTCTGCCTCCAccagaaatataa